Part of the Ignavibacteriales bacterium genome is shown below.
AGACTTTTTAAATTATCAATAGCATGAAGAATTTTCTTTGGATCGCGCGGATTTTCATCCCAACCAACATGTTCTAAGGTTGAAATACTAATAATCAAATCATACTTTTTAGCAGTTTGAAAATCACACACATCCTGATTGATCACGCCGCTTGCTACATCATATTTGTCCACAATATCGTGTGTAAAAGAATAATAATGAGAAAGAACATTGCCTATTTCTAGAACTATTTTTCCTTTGGATTCATCTACATTTTTCATAATGATTGGAACTTCAACTGCTCTTTCGTTCTTCCAAGGAGTGTTGTATTTATGAATGAAGTAATTGTAGTTGATTCCTTGGAATAAAAAAGTCTTTGACGACTTGAATAATTTTGCATAGTGATAACTTAAAGGATTTGTAATCCAGTTTAATAACATTTTGATTCCGGAATAAATAGCGTAACCGACTCCTTTTTCTTGATACACTTCTTGAGCTTTGGATACGAGTTTTTCTGTTTTTTTAAAATAAATATTCCGATTCATTATTGTACCTT
Proteins encoded:
- a CDS encoding methyltransferase domain-containing protein; this encodes MNRNIYFKKTEKLVSKAQEVYQEKGVGYAIYSGIKMLLNWITNPLSYHYAKLFKSSKTFLFQGINYNYFIHKYNTPWKNERAVEVPIIMKNVDESKGKIVLEIGNVLSHYYSFTHDIVDKYDVASGVINQDVCDFQTAKKYDLIISISTLEHVGWDENPRDPKKILHAIDNLKSLLAPGGKIIVTLPLGYNPEMDKLLNESKIKFSKVHFLKRISRNNIWIEANWTDVSHTSYDYSFMTATGLVVGIIE